The genomic interval TTATTAATTATGATATATTTTAACAGCTCGCTGAAGCCTGGTCGAAATTAGGCGCTGCAGAAAAAGAACCATACAATAGTCGGGCAGCCGATGGCCTTGTTAAGTATCGGGAAAATATGCGTCAGTGGGAAGATGAAATGATAGCGCAGGATAACATGGACGTTATTCGGCGAAAAAACATCATCATCCCTGAGCAACATCCGACTCACAAGAAAAAAGCTTCCCGCAAAGAATAGGAAATCGGGTATCCCTGTCTGGAACAAGAAACGCCTCCAGAAACCGGTAATCTAAAGAGCAACGAACTAAGGCAAAAGCCTACCAAATCGGGCAGGGATACGGGAACCAAATTGATCTCTCCACCGGCAGAGGCAAGTCAGAGTGGAAAGCAACAGCACAGCATCAATTAtagtaacaaaaatgagaaaagcaACGTTGAAAAGATAACTACAGGAAAGCATTCAACAGAGCCATCAACTGAATCAACCGTTCCTTCGAAAAGTGGTATCGTTGGCAAGTTGaaatccattttcaaattttgacactGGCTTTCATGGATGAATGGTATTctgatttggtttattttgtggTGGTATTTTTAACTATTGCCAATTCGATTCATCCTTGCTAACCAAAAACTATGCCACAATTTATGATTACCTTTTCCTTTTTGCATTGCTTACTTCCAATCCGTTAAAAacgttcatgttttttttctagtagATTTTCTCATTCATAGAAATTTCTCAATACAATTTGTTTGCCATACTAGTGTAAATTTcgtaatattttcaatttagagCAAAAAGAAATCCTATTCTTGTGGTCATTTCGTTAGTTTAGAACGCCAGATTTCGCACCTTATCTCAGCaactacacgcaaaataatctgcaggtagcggctacgtgaaaatctacataatttttttccatttgattttcacgtagatatTACGGAATTAATATGTAAGTTCGACATGATGTGATAATGTAAGATTCGTGACATTTGTTTAGTATTGAAATGTAATTTAGGTCGATTTACTCGTtgctttttgattttgattcaatttggcGCATACGaccttttgaaaaatcgttaccGGATTGTGAAGCAACAAAAAATCGAGGGAAAACAATCtgtaacttttattcaaatttcacatttacATTTTACAAGTTTGTTCAGgttgaatgattttgaaaatatagtttTAGGTTAATAGCCTATTAGGAccaaggggctgaaagagaaggaaatttccgaactgacatttcagtaccgcactgacgttttggtaccaaaatgccattgaaatcaaaggggaactgacgttgtggttccaaaaagtcggtaCGGTCTGTTtatatgtgatttgacagttgcttcagtcctttgaTTAGGACTATCACTATAGTGATACCGATAGTGAACCTCCATGTAATGTTCACTAGATaccgacttttttttaacaggcTTTCAAGTGGCAATGAGTAATCTTCTTGATAATGtattttaacccttcgtttcataaagtaacaaattggcaacaattaatgtatggaaaaatcgtattttagtttaattttttttttcttgatgtacacatAATTTCCAAcagtttgaattaatttttgagaaaaaaataaaaaatcgtgaaaCGAAGGGGTAAGATACTTTGGCAAGCGCGCAActcagaattttaaataatttcgccCTTCGTGTATGCTACGACAAAAACAGCTGTCCGAAATACTTTCCACCACATTGCTGTCAACGCTGTCAACCCATCAGGGTAGGAGGCTGTCagccagcgttgccagattgcaaaccgctcaagtccgtaggtTTGATATAAATCggaaaatgtactgattttagcaaaatgaaacatgatgacctttttttcggtcgtcaggtagaattttcgtttatgctgaaagtccGTAGATTTTCAGCATCGAttatcgatccgtagctccgtagaaatgcttcaaatccgtagaactacggagaaatccgtataTCTGACTACGCTGCTGTCAGCTGATGTTTTCTCGCATTATATTTATGAGAGAGTGAATCTGCGGGCGAGTTGAGTGAGAGTGAATTTGTCGTTGTTTTTGTACTTTACGAGCTTTACgagcctattttttttatttacattcacATCAGAAGTAGAGTGAGTCAGTCACAGAGTGCAtcgtaaaatttaattgaaaatttggatacaTTTCAAAGCAAAATATTCTAGTTTTCGATTATTTCACCAACAGCGAAGGTGTGTATACAGTTGTGCGaacaattttgaccaatttttgaTGATTCATGTTTGAAAATACGGAATAATTATGCCTAGAACTggtattttaacattttttctaacCGTAGCTGGTTTTTGTTGCGAAATTTGGAGTCAGAGACACGCTTATACTTTAGGCGAAAATGGAAGGAGGTTTGTTTAGCTCCGCGAAAGATGCAAATTTGCACTCTGCGAGAGAATCATCGAATGAAACTGCAGAAACGCGATCCTTTTCCGGAAGCACCAGCAGCGCCTTCGAGGAGGAAGATGACGGATACTGTGAAAATTCACCTTGGGTTTTCATTCCGGACCCAGTGTTTGCAAAAATTTTCCTATTGCTCGAACCCATCGACGTACTCAAAGCTGGCCAGACTTGCAAACGCTGGAACAAACTTTCCCGGGATGATTATATCTGGCGGATGTACTTCCAAAGGGATTTCAACGTGGAAAAAAGCATCCTTAAAAAACCAGGTATGGATTGATAATGGCGATTAAGCTTGCGTTCTGATGTTTCTTTTGCGTCTCGGATTCATGTCATCCAACTTGTTTGGATGAGAAGGATTGATGACATAACAAAAAGTGGTTCACGAGAGCGGATTTGGCTTGGCGGGGTTCGAAATGTTTTAAGCTATCATGCATGTTCAACTTGCCAGTATAAATATGTAAAGTGAAAAGAAAcagacgaaatgaaaaaaaagttgccatTTAGCGTTTGCCTGTGGTTGTGATAAACAACCATCAAAATACGGCTTGCGCAATTATTGTTGGTAAATATTTGTTCATTGCGCTGTTTTGCTCGCTTATTTCCAGCCCTTTTTATTTGGTCGGTACCTAGTATAACGCGAAATTACCGACCCGTTTCTGAGATCTAAACCACTTAGCATGATGCAGTCATATAGTAACAGATTCTGATTCTATCTTTTAGGGGCAGAGTCGTGGCGCTCCGAGTACAAAAGGCTTACGGATAATGTCCCTATGGTGATGACCGATGTGCTGACCAATCACTCCCATCAGGTGTTGCACGTTAGCTTCTCGCATAATGGAAAAATGTTCGCTACCTGTTCCAAAGATGGTTTTGTCATTGTGAGTATAACTATTTACGTAGCAAGTGTGATTCATGTAAGTGATCAAGACgaatagttttgtttttctttctttcaacTATTCGACATTCTTTATGCatactattcaaataatttaaaaagtttttctcaaGGGGTAATAGTAATCTCTGAAGCAGGTTATATTCCTCTCAGGTATCCTTTGTATCAGTGGATAGTTGTCAtgttttattgatgtttcattatttattttcattatttcttatttatattctttgagacaCAGTCAGGATACCAATTACCTAAATACGTAACGTTATCGTGAGTACAGATTGATTAATTTTATTGCAATAAATTAGAATATTCAACTTTGTTTCATgttctcaaaataaaataaaacccatTGCCTTTTCCCCTTAGTCAGTTTTTATTACTTTATGCAAAATGGATTTGCTTGCCGCATTAAAAGTTGGGATTCCATTATCGTATACTACATGTTCGAAGTCAAAATGTGGATTGCAGCTCGTTCTaggaaatataacaaaaaaaatttaataaatttaatttttgtcaaaataatttCACTTAATAAAAACTCATTGCTTAGGAATTCTTTACTATTAATATAACTCTTTTGCCAGCCAGATaaagggaagaatgccacaatGTGGTAAGTTCCTGGCAAAAAAGCCGGATAAATTTGCTTGCTAGTTAATTTATCAGCACATGAACTAGCACGctagtttgattaaaaaaaaagataagtaataaaaataagtacctaggtgttaaaaaaaagtcggaAAATcctagatttagaaaaaaaaaatacagtgaaAATCCTACCGAAacggaatttttaaaaatcgcaACCTGCCTTTCGTTTTAGGTTTGGAACTCAGCTTATCCATCAACGATTCGCGATTCTTACGATATGCGTAAGCTAAGTTGGAAATACACCCAATTCTCGCAGTTCAATCAAAGCGACACCTTGCTCTTGGTGTCAGGGGTGCATTTTGGTTCACCGCACAGCACTTCCGGAGAGATTGCCGTTTTCACCGTACAGAGTAAATCAAATGTCAATTATTGAAGTGAATGCACAACTTTCATGGCCAATATGTATTGATTATTTGCAGATGGATTTCGCCTGAAGTGCCGCGTGACAAATCGGCCATACGATATCTTTGGAACCTGGTTCAGTGATCAGCACTTGCTTTCGGGCGATTTGAACTGGCTGGCTCATTTGGTGAGCACGTCCATTCTTTGGTTGAACAAAGCGAGCCAGGAGGTAGATTCCGAACACACGCCGATTCGCAAtcagatgtacaaattttacaatCGAAATGCAAGTTCCATAAGGGCTATAACGGTGGCCAACTGTCCTTGGTTGAACGATGAGGCCTCCGGTACGAACGATGAAAATTCCGGAGAAGGTACCAGCTCTGCTGCATCAGCCGATGAACGGAGCAACATTGATGATGGAGAAGATGATCGTCGAATAGGAAATCCTTTGTCTCACTATCAATGGAATCAGGATCAAGTCATGGATGAAGTATTCCAGGCGGGGAGAGGTCTGTATTGTCTTGCTGTATCCTAGAATCGGTTTTATCATACATTCTTTTGAGTGTTCAGTATTTATTCCAGACGTCGATCTTGACTTTCCTTATGTACCTTTGGAGAATCACGATTATGCAAGTCCTATTCACTATTTGGACGAGTTCCGCCGAGAATACGAGGACAGTTTTTATGAATCTTCCGATGATTGTTTAGACGATGATGATGACCAAGAAGATGATGACATGTCGGAAACTGATGATTTGGACAATCTGTGTCCAAagtatttaatattttcaacagGTTCCAAAACGTACACGCCACATCAGATTGGCTTCAAAAGGATCGAAAACATCAACTTCCCCAGACGATTGGATCCGGGACCGACTCTGAAGGAACGCATAGCATTGCGGGAAAGGCAGCGTGAAATGGAGGTAATTAGGCTCGAGATGTCTCAAGAAGAAATGCGCCTCCAATATATATTGCAGAATGAAACTCCGCCGGTGGAACCCAACTGGGCCAACTATGATTCGGTTGCGGACAGGTTCGATAGGGTCGACAAGCTGATTGATTTGCACGGTCATATCATAGGGATGGGCCTGAGTCCAGATCATCGGTATCTCTACGTCAACAGCCGCCCGTGGCCCAAAAACTATGTGATACGAAACCCGTTGGAACCTCCGCCGATTGCCCAGGAAATCGACATACATGTGATTGATCTGATGACACTAAAAAAGGTGGGCACCATGCTCCGAGCACACAAGGCCTACACACCGAATACGGAATGTTTCTTCATATTTCTAGATGTCTGTGATAACTACGTAGCTAGGTaggttaaattcattttttttctgttgtttcgCTTAGCTACAATGACCATATCTGCATTCTAACGTCCAATAGTGGTGCCGAA from Uranotaenia lowii strain MFRU-FL unplaced genomic scaffold, ASM2978415v1 HiC_scaffold_549, whole genome shotgun sequence carries:
- the LOC129760279 gene encoding F-box/WD repeat-containing protein 5 isoform X2; translated protein: MEGGLFSSAKDANLHSARESSNETAETRSFSGSTSSAFEEEDDGYCENSPWVFIPDPVFAKIFLLLEPIDVLKAGQTCKRWNKLSRDDYIWRMYFQRDFNVEKSILKKPGAESWRSEYKRLTDNVPMVMTDVLTNHSHQVLHVSFSHNGKMFATCSKDGFVIVWNSAYPSTIRDSYDMRKLSWKYTQFSQFNQSDTLLLVSGVHFGSPHSTSGEIAVFTVQNGFRLKCRVTNRPYDIFGTWFSDQHLLSGDLNWLAHLVSTSILWLNKASQEVDSEHTPIRNQMYKFYNRNASSIRAITVANCPWLNDEASGTNDENSGEGTSSAASADERSNIDDGEDDRRIGNPLSHYQWNQDQVMDEVFQAGRDVDLDFPYVPLENHDYASPIHYLDEFRREYEDSFYESSDDCLDDDDDQEDDDMSETDDLDNLCPKYLIFSTGSKTYTPHQIGFKRIENINFPRRLDPGPTLKERIALRERQREMEVIRLEMSQEEMRLQYILQNETPPVEPNWANYDSVADRFDRVDKLIDLHGHIIGMGLSPDHRYLYVNSRPWPKNYVIRNPLEPPPIAQEIDIHVIDLMTLKKVGTMLRAHKAYTPNTECFFIFLDVCDNYVASGAEDMHAYLWDRYYGVCLAKYQHGDVVNSVAFNPRDNEMLVTTSDDYEIKIWRSLSQAKKLGIQPVGKAVEFRKTKPKANYQ
- the LOC129760279 gene encoding F-box/WD repeat-containing protein 5 isoform X3 codes for the protein MEGGLFSSAKDANLHSARESSNETAETRSFSGSTSSAFEEEDDGYCENSPWVFIPDPVFAKIFLLLEPIDVLKAGQTCKRWNKLSRDDYIWRMYFQRDFNVEKSILKKPGAESWRSEYKRLTDNVPMVMTDVLTNHSHQVLHVSFSHNGKMFATCSKDGFVIVWNSAYPSTIRDSYDMRKLSWKYTQFSQFNQSDTLLLVSGVHFGSPHSTSGEIAVFTVQNGFRLKCRVTNRPYDIFGTWFSDQHLLSGDLNWLAHLVSTSILWLNKASQEVDSEHTPIRNQMYKFYNRNASSIRAITVANCPWLNDEASGTNDENSGEGTSSAASADERSNIDDGEDDRRIGNPLSHYQWNQDQVMDEVFQAGRVFIPDVDLDFPYVPLENHDYASPIHYLDEFRREYEDSFYESSDDCLDDDDDQEDDDMSETDDLDNLCPKYLIFSTGSKTYTPHQIGFKRIENINFPRRLDPGPTLKERIALRERQREMENETPPVEPNWANYDSVADRFDRVDKLIDLHGHIIGMGLSPDHRYLYVNSRPWPKNYVIRNPLEPPPIAQEIDIHVIDLMTLKKVGTMLRAHKAYTPNTECFFIFLDVCDNYVASGAEDMHAYLWDRYYGVCLAKYQHGDVVNSVAFNPRDNEMLVTTSDDYEIKIWRSLSQAKKLGIQPVGKAVEFRKTKPKANYQ
- the LOC129760279 gene encoding F-box/WD repeat-containing protein 5 isoform X1, with product MEGGLFSSAKDANLHSARESSNETAETRSFSGSTSSAFEEEDDGYCENSPWVFIPDPVFAKIFLLLEPIDVLKAGQTCKRWNKLSRDDYIWRMYFQRDFNVEKSILKKPGAESWRSEYKRLTDNVPMVMTDVLTNHSHQVLHVSFSHNGKMFATCSKDGFVIVWNSAYPSTIRDSYDMRKLSWKYTQFSQFNQSDTLLLVSGVHFGSPHSTSGEIAVFTVQNGFRLKCRVTNRPYDIFGTWFSDQHLLSGDLNWLAHLVSTSILWLNKASQEVDSEHTPIRNQMYKFYNRNASSIRAITVANCPWLNDEASGTNDENSGEGTSSAASADERSNIDDGEDDRRIGNPLSHYQWNQDQVMDEVFQAGRVFIPDVDLDFPYVPLENHDYASPIHYLDEFRREYEDSFYESSDDCLDDDDDQEDDDMSETDDLDNLCPKYLIFSTGSKTYTPHQIGFKRIENINFPRRLDPGPTLKERIALRERQREMEVIRLEMSQEEMRLQYILQNETPPVEPNWANYDSVADRFDRVDKLIDLHGHIIGMGLSPDHRYLYVNSRPWPKNYVIRNPLEPPPIAQEIDIHVIDLMTLKKVGTMLRAHKAYTPNTECFFIFLDVCDNYVASGAEDMHAYLWDRYYGVCLAKYQHGDVVNSVAFNPRDNEMLVTTSDDYEIKIWRSLSQAKKLGIQPVGKAVEFRKTKPKANYQ